The Citrifermentans bemidjiense Bem genome window below encodes:
- a CDS encoding capsule assembly Wzi family protein, translating to MSTLPISRREAARLTSEAIHNVAADDSFRVQAALARLKREFRRELEGDTSPEFVMDTVDLQYMYSDDKGFFWQKNRDGVEVRGGHNLFLNATGRFDSKYVGAVVRPEADLYEADAGLRLKKAYLLANLGREEFVLGKESQWWGTGINGSPLLSNNADPLTIFKISNSVPYFPFGIGVRGSFFISRLEEERTDVDRPILYGLRLDLKPFPWLELGLAKTALLGGEGRNAGIRTFGNSLLGRGENEEGEAGDQRAGLDAKVVIPWRVQPITLSVEMTGEDQRNNFPEKWFGVYGIYLPRVLSLERLEVSAEYADNVDATYKGFWYTHHIYSQGYTYHGRIIGHYIGGDARDLFLRGQYHFDPLILSLSYENLRKGYPERFRWESFEASALTELSNQTDLTISAGYAREAEKNFIMRIGLRHYFM from the coding sequence TTGTCCACCCTTCCGATCTCGCGCAGGGAGGCGGCCCGGCTGACATCGGAGGCAATCCACAACGTAGCGGCTGACGACTCTTTTCGCGTGCAGGCAGCCCTCGCCCGGCTGAAAAGGGAATTCCGCAGGGAACTGGAGGGTGATACCTCTCCAGAGTTCGTCATGGATACCGTGGATCTGCAGTATATGTACAGTGACGATAAAGGCTTCTTCTGGCAGAAAAACAGGGACGGCGTCGAGGTCAGAGGGGGACACAACCTTTTCCTGAACGCGACCGGTCGTTTCGACAGCAAATACGTAGGCGCAGTGGTCAGGCCCGAGGCGGATCTGTACGAGGCTGATGCCGGGCTTCGGCTGAAAAAGGCCTACCTCCTTGCCAATCTCGGCCGCGAGGAATTCGTGCTGGGGAAAGAAAGCCAGTGGTGGGGTACCGGCATTAACGGTTCGCCGTTGTTGTCGAACAACGCTGACCCGCTGACCATCTTCAAGATCTCCAACAGTGTTCCCTATTTTCCCTTCGGTATCGGCGTCCGCGGCAGCTTCTTTATCTCCAGGCTGGAGGAGGAGCGAACGGATGTAGACCGGCCGATACTGTACGGCCTCCGACTGGACCTGAAGCCTTTTCCCTGGTTGGAACTGGGGTTGGCGAAGACGGCGCTTTTAGGGGGGGAAGGGCGCAATGCCGGTATACGCACCTTCGGCAACAGCTTGTTGGGGCGGGGAGAAAATGAAGAGGGTGAGGCCGGCGATCAAAGAGCCGGCCTGGATGCCAAGGTGGTAATACCGTGGCGAGTGCAGCCGATAACGCTTTCTGTCGAGATGACAGGCGAGGATCAACGCAACAACTTTCCGGAGAAGTGGTTCGGCGTCTACGGTATCTATCTTCCCCGGGTTCTGAGTCTGGAGAGGCTCGAAGTCAGCGCCGAATATGCGGACAACGTGGACGCCACCTACAAAGGGTTCTGGTACACCCATCACATCTATTCCCAAGGGTATACCTATCACGGCAGGATTATCGGTCACTACATCGGAGGCGACGCAAGGGACCTCTTCCTGCGGGGGCAATATCACTTTGACCCCCTGATTCTGTCTCTGTCGTATGAAAATCTTCGCAAGGGGTATCCGGAGAGGTTTCGATGGGAAAGCTTTGAAGCCTCCGCTCTCACCGAACTCTCCAACCAGACCGACCTTACGATTTCCGCAGGCTATGCCAGGGAGGCGGAGAAGAATTTCATCATGCGGATAGGGCTGAGGCATTACTTCATGTGA
- a CDS encoding ExeA family protein, translated as MYCEFYGFRESPFTITPNPRFLFLSDHHREALAHLLYAVENRVGFVELTGEVGTGKTTVLRTFLNRLDGRGHRTALIFNPCLSSLELLKSVNREFGLSCDSESRVDLLQVLNEFLLEQKRAGHSVVLVMDEAQNLSPEVLEQIRLISNLETETDKLIQIVLSGQPELLTVLAREELRQLNQRITVRYHLLPMDFENTRRYIDHRMELAGCHRAADFSVPAMKRIFRFSGGVPRLVNVVCDRALLIGFTQESRIISGSMAVQAVSEVAGRAPYGIIARILRRVLGRVPRWLN; from the coding sequence ATGTACTGCGAATTCTACGGCTTTCGGGAAAGCCCGTTTACCATCACCCCCAATCCCAGGTTCCTTTTCCTCAGTGACCACCACAGGGAGGCGCTCGCGCATCTCTTATACGCCGTGGAAAACCGGGTGGGGTTCGTGGAGCTGACCGGCGAAGTGGGAACCGGCAAGACCACTGTCCTGCGGACCTTCCTGAACCGGCTGGACGGCAGGGGGCACCGCACCGCGCTCATCTTCAATCCCTGCCTCTCTTCCCTGGAACTACTGAAGAGCGTAAACCGCGAGTTCGGGCTTTCCTGCGACAGCGAGAGCCGGGTGGACCTTTTGCAGGTGCTGAACGAATTCCTCCTGGAACAAAAGAGGGCGGGGCACAGCGTGGTGCTGGTAATGGATGAGGCTCAGAATCTCTCCCCGGAGGTGCTGGAGCAGATCCGCCTCATCTCCAACCTGGAAACGGAGACGGACAAGCTGATCCAGATCGTCCTTTCCGGGCAGCCCGAGCTTCTCACCGTGCTGGCGCGCGAGGAACTGAGGCAGTTGAACCAGCGCATCACGGTGCGCTACCACCTGCTTCCGATGGATTTCGAGAACACCCGGCGCTACATTGATCACCGCATGGAACTCGCCGGATGCCACCGCGCGGCGGACTTTTCCGTACCCGCGATGAAGCGGATCTTCCGTTTCTCCGGCGGGGTCCCGAGGCTCGTGAACGTCGTCTGCGACCGGGCCCTTCTCATCGGATTCACCCAGGAGAGCCGTATCATCTCGGGGAGCATGGCGGTGCAGGCCGTCTCCGAGGTGGCCGGACGCGCTCCCTACGGGATAATAGCGAGAATTTTAAGGCGCGTCTTGGGGCGCGTGCCGCGCTGGCTCAACTAA
- a CDS encoding YcgN family cysteine cluster protein — protein MSGVKLNREQWEGLCEQCGLCCFEKIEDEDGRILFTSTPCRYLDIDTRRCKIYQKRFKIFPECVELTPELVKELKWLHRSCGYKKAMKKGII, from the coding sequence ATGTCGGGAGTGAAGTTGAACCGGGAACAATGGGAGGGGCTTTGCGAGCAATGCGGCCTTTGCTGTTTTGAAAAGATTGAGGATGAGGACGGCAGGATTCTGTTTACCTCGACCCCATGCCGCTACCTCGATATCGACACCAGGCGCTGCAAGATCTATCAGAAGCGTTTCAAGATTTTTCCGGAGTGCGTGGAGCTGACCCCAGAGCTGGTCAAGGAGTTGAAGTGGCTGCACAGAAGCTGCGGCTACAAGAAGGCGATGAAAAAAGGGATCATCTAG
- a CDS encoding DUF6178 family protein — MASVENRQVAAARLSQGDFQALPLDEKGKYLKTAPAREKMELIIADPNAKRVAATLEPQEFFWLVKEVGEADAVELLQLASADQCIFILDMEAWEGWTFSEEQVCHWLEKFMEGGEPRVHELLQHLDFDLLQLFLSREIEVGGGVGDQSNDQERLAEYDHTFDGVFMINFKNPKHSQLVGSFLSMLIKLDNSLYTALMEGAKGEVDLELEEQCQRFRTGRLQDLGFPPLDEALSIYARVNPEHFQLEGGKELSPAGEGGELVPVSADEGTFFSRALALAATPTLYQELNYLVNSALVAEGNAFHEPEAMLAILRRVSGYLNIALERLAPADEQRAARILVSEELKRLFHLGYSIVLQLKFKAREVETTDYASGKLLSGLKAKRPRFYRGLDPDGVDGYREFRDLSDVERVAGLLAQLKP; from the coding sequence TTGGCAAGTGTTGAAAACAGGCAGGTAGCAGCAGCGAGGCTCTCGCAGGGCGATTTCCAGGCGCTACCACTCGACGAGAAGGGGAAGTATCTGAAGACGGCGCCGGCACGGGAGAAGATGGAGCTGATCATCGCGGACCCGAACGCGAAGAGGGTGGCCGCCACCCTGGAGCCCCAGGAGTTTTTCTGGCTGGTCAAGGAGGTGGGCGAGGCCGACGCGGTGGAACTGCTGCAATTAGCGTCCGCCGACCAGTGCATTTTCATCCTGGACATGGAGGCGTGGGAAGGGTGGACCTTCTCCGAGGAGCAGGTGTGTCACTGGCTGGAGAAGTTCATGGAAGGTGGCGAGCCGCGGGTTCACGAGCTCTTGCAGCACCTCGATTTCGACCTGCTGCAGCTTTTCCTGAGCCGTGAGATCGAGGTCGGCGGGGGGGTCGGCGACCAGTCCAACGACCAGGAACGCCTCGCCGAATACGATCACACCTTCGACGGCGTCTTCATGATCAACTTCAAGAACCCCAAGCACAGCCAGCTGGTCGGTTCCTTCCTGTCCATGCTGATCAAGCTGGACAATTCCCTCTACACGGCACTCATGGAAGGGGCCAAGGGGGAGGTGGACCTGGAGTTGGAGGAGCAGTGCCAGAGGTTCCGCACCGGCAGGCTTCAGGACCTCGGCTTCCCCCCGCTGGACGAGGCTCTTTCGATCTACGCCCGGGTGAATCCGGAGCATTTCCAACTGGAAGGGGGGAAGGAGTTGAGCCCGGCAGGGGAGGGGGGGGAACTGGTGCCCGTGAGCGCCGACGAGGGGACCTTCTTTTCCCGCGCGCTCGCCCTCGCCGCCACGCCGACGCTCTACCAGGAGCTGAACTACCTGGTCAACAGCGCGCTGGTCGCGGAAGGAAACGCGTTCCACGAGCCGGAAGCGATGCTGGCCATACTGCGCCGGGTGAGCGGCTATCTCAACATTGCGCTGGAGAGGCTGGCGCCGGCGGACGAGCAGCGGGCCGCCCGGATACTGGTAAGCGAGGAGTTGAAGCGGCTGTTCCACCTGGGCTACAGCATCGTCCTGCAGTTGAAATTCAAGGCCCGGGAGGTCGAGACGACCGACTACGCCTCCGGGAAGCTCCTTTCGGGGCTTAAGGCCAAGCGCCCACGCTTTTACCGCGGGCTGGACCCGGACGGCGTCGACGGCTACCGCGAGTTCAGGGATCTTTCCGACGTCGAGCGCGTGGCCGGTCTTCTGGCCCAGCTAAAGCCGTAA
- a CDS encoding response regulator has product MKVLVVDDSRNDRKIIRYNFEWHGCEVLEASNGKQGLELAAAEKPDLIISDCLMPVMDGFQFLHEIKKFQDTKTIPFIFYSAVYTGSREAELAASLGARAFLAKPMRPEELWDEVGRLMAAEPAGEVVEQKPWPEEEFLKNYSQLVAGKLEEKVRELTETNESLLRLNSELERRVVERTSQLEAANRELDMFSYSISHDLRAPLRHLEGFSQALIDEYATKLNHTGKEYLERLRKSARRLTDMIDALLELSRHTRGKLVKESVDITSIAKEVAAQLARSQPERKVSIEVAEGMMVRGDTRLLKVVLEQVIGNAWKFTEPRGDEALVEVFPTELEGRPAYAVRDNGVGFQMEYADKLFSPFQRLHAQDEFPGRGIGLAIARRIITRHGGKIEAQAELGKGATFTFSV; this is encoded by the coding sequence ATGAAGGTGCTAGTTGTCGACGATTCCCGCAACGATCGCAAGATTATCCGCTACAACTTCGAATGGCACGGCTGCGAAGTCCTGGAGGCCTCCAACGGGAAGCAGGGGCTGGAGCTGGCCGCGGCGGAGAAACCCGACCTGATCATCTCCGACTGCCTGATGCCGGTCATGGATGGCTTCCAATTCCTTCACGAAATTAAGAAATTTCAGGACACAAAAACCATCCCCTTCATCTTCTATTCCGCCGTCTATACCGGGAGCCGCGAGGCGGAATTGGCGGCTTCCCTCGGAGCTCGCGCTTTCCTGGCAAAACCCATGCGTCCCGAGGAGCTTTGGGATGAGGTGGGGAGGTTGATGGCTGCGGAGCCGGCCGGCGAGGTGGTGGAGCAAAAGCCGTGGCCTGAAGAGGAATTCCTCAAGAATTACAGCCAGCTGGTAGCAGGCAAGCTGGAGGAAAAGGTCCGCGAGCTGACCGAAACGAACGAAAGCCTCCTCCGGCTGAACAGCGAACTGGAGCGCAGGGTGGTGGAGCGGACCTCTCAACTGGAGGCCGCCAACCGCGAGCTCGACATGTTCAGCTATTCCATTTCCCACGACCTGCGCGCCCCTTTGCGGCACCTGGAGGGGTTCAGCCAGGCGCTGATCGACGAATACGCCACCAAGCTGAACCACACGGGCAAAGAGTACCTGGAGCGGCTCAGGAAGTCCGCTCGACGTCTGACGGACATGATAGACGCGCTGCTGGAACTGTCGCGGCACACCAGGGGGAAGCTGGTCAAGGAGAGCGTGGATATAACCTCTATTGCCAAGGAGGTAGCGGCTCAACTGGCGCGGTCACAGCCGGAGCGGAAGGTGTCGATCGAGGTGGCGGAGGGGATGATGGTGCGCGGGGACACGCGGTTGTTGAAGGTGGTGCTGGAGCAGGTGATCGGCAACGCCTGGAAGTTCACCGAGCCGCGAGGGGACGAGGCGCTGGTAGAGGTCTTTCCCACCGAGCTTGAAGGGCGTCCCGCCTACGCGGTCAGGGACAACGGGGTCGGTTTCCAGATGGAGTATGCGGACAAGCTCTTCTCCCCCTTCCAGAGGCTGCACGCCCAAGACGAGTTCCCGGGCCGGGGGATCGGGCTTGCCATCGCCAGGAGGATAATCACCCGCCATGGAGGGAAGATCGAGGCGCAGGCCGAACTGGGGAAGGGCGCCACCTTCACCTTCAGCGTCTAG
- the mtaB gene encoding tRNA (N(6)-L-threonylcarbamoyladenosine(37)-C(2))-methylthiotransferase MtaB, with protein sequence MSKTIAITTLGCKINQFESAAMTQALEQNGYSMVPFSDKADIYVINSCTVTAKTDAESRRLIRRATRLNPEARVVVTGCYAQMNAEELLKLAGVNLILGNSEKKDIVGFLEGMDDQPRAVVSDISLEKTGDTAPLETFAEHTRAFLQVQNGCDARCAYCIVPYARGASRSVAVQEALDGMAAFAAQGFQEIVLTGIHLGAYGLDLAPATDLLGLMQKAQEQGVVRRLRIGSVEPTEVSKQLIDFMARSPMVCPHLHLPLQSGSDSVLSRMNRGYDTALFREVVQSLASAMPEVCIGSDVIAGFPGESDQEFDETYRFIDSLPLAYLHVFPFSQRPGTPAATMTPQVHPKVIKERAEALRVLSERKKSDYAAGFVGRELRVLVQKGEKGLSRNYLTVLIEESKGLVNREVTVQVTGAKDGELVGRVLKES encoded by the coding sequence ATGAGTAAGACCATCGCCATAACCACCCTCGGTTGCAAGATCAACCAGTTCGAATCGGCCGCCATGACCCAGGCGCTGGAGCAAAACGGCTACAGCATGGTCCCCTTCTCGGATAAGGCCGACATCTACGTCATCAACAGCTGCACCGTGACGGCGAAGACCGACGCGGAATCGCGCCGGCTGATCCGGCGCGCCACCCGCCTGAACCCGGAAGCGCGCGTGGTCGTCACCGGCTGCTACGCCCAAATGAACGCGGAGGAACTGCTGAAGCTGGCCGGGGTCAACCTGATCCTCGGCAACAGCGAGAAGAAGGACATCGTCGGTTTCCTGGAAGGGATGGACGACCAGCCGCGGGCCGTGGTGAGCGACATCTCGCTGGAAAAGACCGGGGATACGGCGCCGCTGGAGACCTTCGCCGAGCACACCCGCGCCTTTCTGCAGGTGCAAAACGGCTGCGACGCGCGCTGCGCCTACTGCATCGTCCCCTACGCCAGGGGGGCCAGCAGGAGCGTGGCCGTCCAGGAGGCCCTAGACGGCATGGCCGCCTTCGCCGCCCAGGGTTTCCAGGAGATCGTCTTGACCGGGATCCACCTGGGCGCCTACGGACTCGACCTGGCCCCCGCCACAGACCTCCTCGGCCTGATGCAGAAGGCCCAGGAACAAGGTGTGGTGCGGCGCCTGAGGATCGGATCGGTAGAGCCGACCGAGGTGTCAAAGCAACTGATCGACTTCATGGCCCGCTCGCCCATGGTCTGCCCGCACCTCCACCTGCCGCTGCAAAGCGGCTCGGACAGCGTCCTCTCCCGCATGAACCGCGGCTACGACACCGCCCTTTTCCGCGAGGTGGTGCAGTCGCTCGCGTCGGCGATGCCGGAGGTCTGCATCGGTTCCGACGTGATCGCCGGGTTCCCCGGGGAAAGCGACCAGGAGTTCGACGAGACCTACCGCTTCATCGACTCGCTACCGCTCGCGTACCTGCATGTGTTCCCCTTCTCGCAGCGCCCCGGCACGCCGGCGGCGACCATGACGCCGCAGGTGCATCCCAAGGTGATCAAGGAGCGGGCCGAGGCGCTGAGGGTACTGTCGGAGCGGAAGAAATCGGATTATGCGGCGGGATTTGTGGGTCGCGAGCTTCGGGTCCTGGTGCAAAAGGGGGAGAAGGGACTCTCCAGAAACTACCTGACCGTGCTGATCGAAGAAAGCAAGGGGCTGGTGAACCGCGAGGTAACGGTACAGGTGACCGGGGCCAAAGATGGGGAACTGGTTGGCCGGGTGCTTAAGGAAAGCTAG
- the cysE gene encoding serine O-acetyltransferase, which translates to MFSRLKSDIQAVFDRDPAARSVLEVIFCYPGLHAIWFHRISHWFWKHEFWFLGRFTSHIGRFMTGVEIHPGATIGQGFFIDHGMGVVIGETAEIGENVTLYHGVTLGGVSWEKVKRHPTLMDNVVIGSGAKILGPFTVGKDSKVGSNSVVVKEVPPNSTVVGIPGRVVMATEKPQERLDLEHGKMPDPEAKAISCLFDQIRELERKYAALAAEHEQLKKRLG; encoded by the coding sequence ATGTTTTCCAGACTGAAATCGGACATACAGGCAGTTTTTGACAGAGATCCGGCGGCAAGAAGCGTGCTGGAGGTGATTTTCTGTTACCCTGGGCTCCATGCTATCTGGTTCCACAGGATCTCGCACTGGTTTTGGAAGCACGAATTCTGGTTCCTGGGGCGCTTTACCTCCCACATCGGCCGGTTCATGACCGGCGTTGAGATACATCCGGGTGCAACCATTGGGCAAGGGTTCTTCATCGACCACGGCATGGGGGTGGTGATCGGGGAGACCGCCGAGATCGGCGAAAACGTCACCCTGTACCACGGCGTCACCCTGGGCGGGGTGAGTTGGGAAAAGGTCAAACGGCATCCGACCCTGATGGACAACGTGGTGATCGGTTCCGGCGCCAAGATCCTCGGCCCCTTCACCGTCGGCAAGGACAGCAAGGTGGGTTCGAACTCCGTGGTGGTTAAAGAAGTCCCCCCCAACTCCACCGTGGTAGGTATCCCCGGGCGCGTGGTGATGGCCACCGAGAAGCCGCAGGAGCGCCTGGACCTGGAGCATGGCAAGATGCCCGACCCGGAGGCGAAAGCGATATCCTGCCTCTTCGACCAGATCCGCGAGCTGGAAAGGAAATACGCGGCGCTCGCCGCCGAGCACGAACAGCTCAAGAAGAGACTCGGGTAA
- the miaA gene encoding tRNA (adenosine(37)-N6)-dimethylallyltransferase MiaA, translating into MTDETETPERIPNLLVILGATASGKTRLGVQLAGRLNGEIISADSRQVYCGMDIGTGKDLHEYQGIPYHLIDVAPAGHEFNLFQFQRLFLAAFTDICSRGAFPVLVGGSGMYLDCVLRGYRLTEVPQDPALREELAPLSMDELASRLVRSNPRLHNSTDLTERARLIRAIEIAEYRGEAGDDWPELTPLTIGIRWERAQLRERITKRLKERMEQGMVEEVERLHAMGTSWEQLEFYGLEYRYLARYLKGELSRNDMFQKLNSAIHDFAKKQENWFRKMQTNGIAINWVEGNSDPLAQALELLAKNR; encoded by the coding sequence TTGACGGACGAGACGGAGACACCCGAGCGCATCCCGAACCTGCTGGTAATTCTCGGTGCGACCGCCTCAGGCAAGACGAGGCTCGGGGTGCAACTCGCCGGCAGGCTGAACGGCGAGATCATCTCCGCCGACTCGCGCCAGGTCTACTGCGGCATGGACATCGGCACGGGAAAAGATCTGCACGAGTACCAGGGGATACCCTACCACCTCATCGACGTGGCACCGGCGGGGCACGAATTCAACCTCTTCCAGTTCCAGCGGCTTTTCCTCGCAGCCTTCACCGACATCTGCAGCAGGGGGGCCTTCCCGGTGCTGGTGGGGGGAAGCGGCATGTACCTCGACTGCGTGCTGCGCGGCTACCGGCTCACCGAAGTGCCGCAGGACCCGGCTCTCAGGGAAGAACTCGCCCCCCTCTCCATGGATGAACTCGCCTCCCGGCTGGTCCGCTCCAACCCAAGGCTTCACAACAGCACCGACCTCACCGAGCGCGCCCGCCTGATACGGGCGATAGAAATCGCGGAATACCGGGGCGAGGCAGGCGACGACTGGCCCGAGTTGACACCTCTCACCATAGGGATACGGTGGGAGCGCGCGCAGTTGCGGGAGCGGATCACCAAAAGGCTCAAAGAGAGGATGGAACAAGGGATGGTCGAAGAGGTGGAGCGGCTGCACGCCATGGGGACCTCCTGGGAGCAGCTCGAATTCTACGGGCTCGAGTACCGTTACCTCGCGCGCTACCTGAAAGGGGAGCTTTCCAGAAACGACATGTTCCAGAAGTTGAACAGCGCCATCCACGACTTCGCCAAGAAACAGGAGAACTGGTTCAGGAAGATGCAAACAAACGGCATCGCGATCAACTGGGTCGAGGGAAATAGCGACCCGCTCGCGCAAGCGCTGGAACTGCTGGCAAAGAACAGATAA
- a CDS encoding S41 family peptidase: protein MSKKVFAAFAVIFLLLSLVLMLPLMDREERAKRSEAEYLEMFRDVVNIVKQSYVDKVDDKKLMAVAINGMLATLDPHSNYLPATDYTEMKVHMAGAFGGLGIELEMRNGKLMVNAPIEDTPAFRAGIQSGDHIWTIDGKPTADLNINQCVSRMRGTPGTSVTLGILREGKSSPLTFRLVRAIIKTKSLKGRLLEPGYGYIRIGEFQERTGEDFEKALKTLAADNGQPLSGLVLDLRFNPGGLVDQACRVANRFIGEGLSSGVIVTTKGREAAMDRSLTATVGDKEPRYPIVVLINGGSASASEIVAGALQDHKRAVIMGTQSFGKGSVQSVMTLDNGDGLKLTTARYYTPSGRSIQAKGITPDIVVEFAKPAPAKDKQKDAKELEIREQDLDGHMDQAPAPPRPASPAKPHSAPPAKPQQKPSSKELKEQDLLKADNQLARALDLLKGVNLLKASGRR, encoded by the coding sequence ATGTCAAAAAAGGTTTTCGCCGCATTTGCCGTGATTTTTCTCCTCCTCTCGCTCGTCTTGATGCTTCCCCTGATGGACCGGGAGGAGCGGGCCAAGAGAAGCGAGGCCGAGTACCTCGAGATGTTCCGCGACGTCGTCAACATCGTCAAGCAAAGCTACGTGGACAAGGTCGACGACAAGAAGCTCATGGCCGTCGCCATCAACGGGATGCTGGCGACGCTCGACCCACACAGCAACTATCTCCCAGCAACCGACTATACCGAAATGAAGGTGCACATGGCCGGTGCCTTCGGCGGCCTCGGGATCGAACTGGAGATGCGCAACGGCAAGCTGATGGTGAACGCCCCCATCGAGGACACCCCCGCCTTCCGGGCCGGGATCCAGTCCGGCGACCACATCTGGACCATCGACGGTAAACCTACCGCCGACCTCAACATCAACCAGTGCGTAAGCCGCATGCGCGGAACCCCAGGAACCTCGGTAACCCTCGGCATACTGCGCGAGGGTAAGTCGTCCCCTCTCACCTTCCGCCTGGTGCGTGCCATCATCAAGACCAAGAGCCTGAAAGGGAGGCTCCTTGAGCCTGGGTACGGCTATATCCGGATCGGCGAATTCCAGGAGCGCACCGGCGAGGACTTCGAAAAGGCACTGAAAACGCTTGCCGCCGATAACGGCCAGCCGCTTTCTGGCCTCGTGCTGGACCTCCGGTTCAACCCGGGCGGACTGGTGGACCAGGCCTGCCGCGTCGCCAACCGCTTCATCGGCGAGGGGCTTTCCTCAGGGGTCATCGTCACCACCAAAGGGCGCGAGGCAGCGATGGATAGAAGCCTTACCGCGACCGTCGGCGACAAGGAGCCCCGCTACCCGATCGTGGTGCTCATAAACGGCGGCAGCGCCAGCGCCTCCGAGATCGTCGCCGGAGCGCTGCAGGACCACAAGAGGGCCGTCATCATGGGGACCCAGAGCTTTGGCAAAGGAAGCGTCCAGTCGGTGATGACGCTCGACAACGGCGACGGCCTGAAGTTGACCACAGCCCGCTACTACACCCCCAGCGGGCGCTCCATCCAGGCCAAGGGAATCACCCCCGACATCGTGGTGGAGTTTGCCAAGCCCGCCCCCGCTAAAGACAAGCAAAAGGATGCAAAGGAATTGGAGATCCGCGAGCAGGATCTGGACGGGCACATGGACCAGGCTCCGGCGCCGCCGCGCCCGGCGTCCCCCGCGAAACCGCATTCGGCGCCCCCCGCGAAACCGCAGCAAAAGCCGAGCAGCAAGGAGTTGAAAGAGCAGGACCTCCTTAAAGCCGACAACCAACTGGCCCGGGCGCTCGACCTTCTGAAGGGGGTCAACCTGCTGAAAGCGAGCGGCCGGCGTTGA
- a CDS encoding DUF502 domain-containing protein, which translates to MEKMIRHFKARFITGLFVVVPLGITIFILKFLFNFADGILGTYLDALLSAFLDNPYHIPGLGMLTGAIVIYVSGVLATNVMGTRIIRWWDQLLSRIPLVKSIYGSSKQLTQVFKEGKSSYRRAVFVEWPRPGVRAVGFVTAEVVREGQKLVVVYVPTMPNPTSGFALFFKEAEVHDCGMSVEDAVKFVVSGGAVVQ; encoded by the coding sequence ATGGAGAAAATGATCAGGCACTTCAAGGCGCGGTTCATCACCGGGCTCTTCGTCGTGGTCCCGCTCGGCATCACCATATTCATTCTCAAGTTTCTCTTCAACTTCGCCGACGGCATCCTCGGCACGTATCTCGACGCGCTTTTGTCGGCCTTTCTCGACAATCCGTACCACATCCCCGGCCTGGGGATGCTCACCGGCGCGATCGTCATCTACGTCTCCGGGGTGCTCGCCACCAACGTCATGGGAACCAGGATTATCAGGTGGTGGGACCAGCTACTCTCCAGGATCCCCCTGGTCAAGTCCATCTACGGGTCGAGCAAGCAGCTGACGCAGGTGTTCAAGGAAGGAAAATCGTCCTACCGCCGGGCGGTCTTCGTGGAATGGCCGAGGCCAGGCGTGCGCGCGGTGGGGTTCGTCACCGCGGAGGTGGTGCGCGAGGGGCAGAAACTGGTGGTGGTCTATGTACCGACCATGCCGAACCCGACCTCCGGCTTCGCCCTCTTTTTCAAGGAAGCTGAGGTGCACGACTGCGGCATGTCGGTCGAGGACGCGGTCAAGTTCGTGGTCTCGGGCGGGGCCGTGGTGCAGTAA